TTGCCCGTTAGCCGCATTCTCGGGCGGCCGGTGTTTTTATTTACAGACTTAGACCCTCATCGATCAAGACCCCATGGATTTAAAATTTCTCGATTTCGAACAGCCCATTGCCGAACTGGAAGCCAAAATCCGCGAGCTTCGTAATGTGGAATTCGATAATGACATCAACATATCCGATGCCATCCAGCAACTGGAAGAGAAAAGCCGTGCACTGACCGAATCGATCTTCGCGACGCTGTCCGACTGGCAGATTTCGCAATTGTCCCGCCATCCGGGACGTCCTTATACGCTCGACTACATCAAGCTGATGTTCACCGATTTTCATGAATTGCACGGCGACCGCGCTTATGCGGACGATCCGGCGATCGTTTGCGGCCTGGCTCGGTTCGACGGAGAGCCGGTCGTGGTGATCGGGCATCAGAAAGGCCGCGACACCAAGGAAAAAATCTACCGCAATTTCGGGATGCCGCGCCCCGAAGGCTACCGAAAGGCGCTTCGCGTGATGAAGATGGCCGAGCGCTTCCAATTGCCGGTGATCTGCCTGATCGATACGCCGGGCGCCTATCCCGGCATCGGCGCCGAGGAGCGCGGACAAAGCGAAGCGATCGCGAAAAACCTGTTCGAAATGGCCAAACTCGGAACCCCCATCATTTGCACCGTGACCGGCGAAGGCGGTTCCGGCGGCGCGTTGGCGATCGGCGTCGGCGACCGTCTGATCATGCTGGAATACAGCACCTACTCGGTCATTTCTCCGGAGGGCTGCGCTTCGATCCTATGGAAAAGCGCGGACAAATCGCAGCTTGCTGCGGAGGCGATGGGGATCACTTCCGACCGGATTCGCGAGCAGGGCCTGCTCGATGAAGTGGTGCGCGAACCGGTGGGCGGTGGCCATCGGGATTTTCACGGCGTGGCCGAGAATTTGAAGGAAGCCCTACAGCGCCATCTTGAAGAACTG
The genomic region above belongs to Methylomicrobium agile and contains:
- the accA gene encoding acetyl-CoA carboxylase carboxyl transferase subunit alpha, with amino-acid sequence MDLKFLDFEQPIAELEAKIRELRNVEFDNDINISDAIQQLEEKSRALTESIFATLSDWQISQLSRHPGRPYTLDYIKLMFTDFHELHGDRAYADDPAIVCGLARFDGEPVVVIGHQKGRDTKEKIYRNFGMPRPEGYRKALRVMKMAERFQLPVICLIDTPGAYPGIGAEERGQSEAIAKNLFEMAKLGTPIICTVTGEGGSGGALAIGVGDRLIMLEYSTYSVISPEGCASILWKSADKSQLAAEAMGITSDRIREQGLLDEVVREPVGGGHRDFHGVAENLKEALQRHLEELKQLDIDELLEKRYQRLMNFGAFIEEPVK